The Leisingera caerulea DSM 24564 genome contains a region encoding:
- a CDS encoding phage tail tube protein, which translates to EHVFSTSALPALGLATHGISHAGVDRHFVQDSLAYTSMNIRAQKNGERARATFNLMGREEETAGATLDATPVEYAPDPVPVGYLGSCQIDDGPAASITEANLTLSRGVEPDQESLNGLSTAAGIDDGVWGLEGSVGLRFKDMQIYDLANAGTAFKISLAWQLTADSFLRIEAPSIRLERNGFQIGGRGNLSGNFNFRTNRPAAGQPVLRATLRNGTADYNNL; encoded by the coding sequence GGGAGCATGTGTTTTCGACGTCCGCTCTTCCTGCCCTGGGCCTTGCGACGCACGGCATCAGCCATGCCGGTGTAGACAGGCATTTCGTGCAGGACAGCCTGGCCTATACCAGCATGAATATCCGTGCGCAGAAAAACGGCGAGCGGGCGCGGGCAACCTTCAATCTGATGGGCCGTGAAGAGGAAACCGCCGGGGCCACCCTGGATGCAACGCCGGTTGAGTACGCGCCGGACCCGGTGCCGGTCGGCTATCTTGGCAGCTGTCAGATCGATGATGGTCCCGCGGCCTCGATCACCGAGGCCAATCTGACGCTGAGCCGCGGGGTCGAGCCTGATCAGGAGAGCCTGAACGGCCTGTCAACGGCGGCGGGTATCGATGATGGTGTCTGGGGTCTGGAGGGCTCCGTGGGGCTGCGGTTCAAAGACATGCAGATCTATGACCTGGCGAATGCCGGCACTGCCTTCAAGATCTCGCTGGCGTGGCAGCTGACAGCGGATTCCTTCCTGCGCATTGAGGCGCCCTCAATTCGCCTTGAGCGGAACGGTTTTCAGATCGGCGGCCGGGGCAACCTGAGTGGCAACTTCAACTTCCGCACCAACCGGCCTGCAGCGGGCCAGCCTGTGCTGCGCGCAACCCTGCGCAACGGCACTGCCGACTACAACAACCTGTAA
- a CDS encoding head decoration protein: MNALTEGNTAGDFVAWEEDSYFSRDTGTVAAGNDYEPGSVLGEITASGKLVYWDPAAIDGSETVVAVLRTPAAAAGADVPDAVLMKRHCRLKRHGLIFGPGVTTQAQRDQAVAELETLGMLAR, translated from the coding sequence ATGAACGCGCTGACCGAGGGAAACACCGCAGGCGATTTCGTCGCATGGGAAGAAGACAGCTACTTCAGCCGTGACACCGGCACCGTCGCCGCGGGGAACGACTATGAGCCGGGTTCGGTTCTGGGGGAAATCACCGCTTCCGGTAAGCTGGTCTACTGGGATCCGGCAGCTATTGATGGTTCTGAAACCGTCGTGGCCGTCCTGCGCACCCCTGCAGCCGCCGCAGGCGCGGACGTGCCGGATGCCGTGCTGATGAAGCGCCATTGCCGCCTGAAGCGTCACGGCCTGATCTTCGGCCCTGGCGTGACAACCCAGGCCCAGCGTGACCAGGCCGTTGCCGAGCTGGAAACCCTGGGGATGCTGGCCCGCTAA
- a CDS encoding S49 family peptidase, producing MTHPQIAQRVFHTPLLAAPAKAAGFVMGLGSRILGGGSIELKGFEGVAVTGPASQPFASLLDDRVGDQIRAGKAEAFRIVDGVAVIPVTGTLIHRGAWVGSFSGEMSYEGISAQIKAAASHSSVRAIALEIDSHGGEVAGCFDLAAEIRAARDEKPVHAFVCDNAHSAAYALASQATRVIVPRAGSAGSIGVICMHADRSQQLEAVGVSVTIIAAGKHKADGNPYEPLPEAVRDSLKREMETLRGIFAETVAAGRGASLSADAALATEAACLLGQDAVDAGLADEVASPKEAFEQLAAQFSWRRAPLGKTATKEGPLTMATPEDDEQSGGGVNDTPNAGTKTPEAGDGGGAPEANAGGQQEPQGTSAPEGKQSSLAATSGADEERQRIMGILGCEEAQGRSALASSLANDPHMTVEQAKKHLAAAGKEGSGRTLSDLMEGEAEADLDQPPPAAERGGGLAAKAKARFSGQ from the coding sequence ATGACGCATCCGCAAATTGCGCAGCGTGTATTTCACACGCCGCTTCTGGCTGCGCCTGCCAAGGCTGCAGGTTTCGTAATGGGTCTGGGCTCGCGCATTCTGGGCGGCGGTTCGATCGAACTCAAAGGGTTCGAAGGTGTTGCGGTGACTGGGCCCGCCAGCCAGCCTTTTGCCTCTTTGCTGGATGATCGGGTTGGTGACCAGATCCGCGCGGGAAAAGCTGAGGCCTTCCGAATTGTCGACGGCGTTGCCGTGATCCCGGTGACCGGGACGCTGATCCATCGCGGCGCCTGGGTGGGCAGCTTCTCCGGTGAAATGTCCTATGAGGGGATCTCGGCGCAGATCAAGGCGGCGGCCTCTCATAGTAGTGTTCGCGCCATTGCGCTGGAGATTGACAGCCACGGCGGCGAGGTTGCCGGCTGTTTCGATCTGGCGGCCGAGATCCGGGCCGCGCGTGATGAAAAGCCGGTGCATGCCTTTGTTTGCGACAATGCGCATTCTGCGGCCTACGCGCTGGCTTCGCAGGCAACGCGGGTCATCGTGCCGCGCGCGGGCAGCGCGGGCTCGATCGGAGTGATTTGCATGCACGCGGATCGCAGCCAACAGCTGGAGGCTGTGGGCGTCAGCGTGACCATCATCGCCGCGGGCAAGCACAAGGCGGATGGCAACCCCTATGAGCCGCTGCCGGAAGCTGTTCGCGACAGCCTGAAGCGGGAAATGGAGACACTGCGCGGGATCTTCGCTGAAACCGTCGCCGCGGGCCGTGGTGCCAGCCTTTCAGCCGACGCTGCGCTGGCGACAGAGGCCGCGTGCCTGCTTGGTCAGGACGCTGTTGACGCCGGGCTCGCCGATGAGGTGGCCAGCCCGAAAGAAGCATTTGAGCAGCTTGCTGCTCAGTTCAGCTGGCGGCGGGCGCCGCTGGGCAAAACCGCAACCAAAGAAGGACCATTGACGATGGCAACCCCTGAAGACGACGAACAGTCCGGCGGCGGCGTGAACGATACGCCGAATGCAGGCACCAAAACCCCTGAAGCCGGTGACGGCGGCGGCGCGCCGGAAGCGAATGCCGGCGGCCAGCAGGAGCCGCAAGGCACCTCGGCGCCGGAGGGTAAGCAGTCCTCCCTGGCGGCAACCTCTGGCGCTGATGAGGAGCGCCAGCGGATTATGGGCATCCTCGGGTGTGAGGAAGCCCAAGGCCGCAGTGCTCTGGCCAGCAGCCTCGCCAATGATCCGCACATGACCGTGGAGCAGGCAAAGAAGCACTTGGCTGCCGCGGGCAAAGAGGGGAGTGGCCGGACGCTCAGCGATCTGATGGAGGGCGAAGCCGAAGCCGACCTGGATCAGCCGCCGCCTGCTGCCGAACGCGGTGGCGGCCTGGCTGCCAAAGCCAAGGCGCGCTTCAGCGGCCAGTAA